CGCGTCAAACGCCAAAGCCACAGACGGGCGGCTGGCCGCTGAGATGAAATTCTGGGCGGCGATTGGCCATGCGTGCGGCGCGGATTTCAGGCTGGAACCGTTTTTGAAAGCGCACCCGGAATACGAGTGGCAGCGCGAGCTGGCAGGTGATATGCCGAGCGGCGCGTGGACGTTATTCGCAACGACGACACCGGCGACCGGGGCGAAAGCCCGCAACCGTGGGCCGATAGACACGCAAATTCAGACGCCCTACCCCAACGACGTGAGGAACCGGCAGCGCGGGCCGCTCGGAGACCCGAGGGCGCCGTTGCCCGGTGACACGCGTCCGCCGATCAAGTAAAGCGCGACGCAAGTCAGGTAAAGCGCAGCGCCAGAGCGCAAGAAAGCCAGAGGGCAAAAAAGGTCGAGCCGCCAAGACAGACAACTCCCTGTCTTAGCGGCTCTCGCTTTTCCCATTCGTTTGCGCCGCGATGAGCTTATGTAAGCTGCAACACAATCCCCGGCTTGTTGATGTTCACGTCAATCTCGTGTTTGCTGCCGCCGAACATCTTATGGAATGCGCCGGTGAAATACAGCACGGCGATTAGCACGATCAGCATCAACACGATAGCAATGGCCGTCATGCCGCTGCCGCCATCACGGTTCACTTCAATAATTCTGTCTGCCATACAGGATTCCTCCGCTCTATTCGGATTTGCTTTCCCCAAGCGATTAGCGGCAACTCCGATGCCACGCTTGCTTGGAGGCGCAGGGCGCGTCTTTTGGCGGAAATCGTCTGCCCCGAGCGCCGGCCTGTATCTGTTTTCCAATCGGTGTGTACGGCGAAAAGACAGCCGGCGCGTCTGAGCCATCCGGTCTTCGCGCGGCCTGTTCCTTTTTTTGCGCCCTTCGCTAGTGTAGGATTATTCGTTCACGCAACGACCATTACAGGAGCGATTATGGAGCAGACTTACATCCGCGATCTGGCCGGTCACATCGGCGAAGAGGTGACCATCAAAGGCTGGCTTTATAACATCCGTTCGAGCGGCAAGCTCAAGTTTCCACAGATCCGCGACGGCTCAGGCTTGATCCAGGGCGTCGTCTCGAAGCGCGACGTCAGCGAGCAGACATGGAATGACTTCGACCGTCTGACGCAGGAATCATCGATCATCGTGCGCGGGCGAGTGCGCGAGCATCCTAAACAGCCCGGCGTTTATGAGCTGGACGTCAGCGGCCTCGACGTGGTGCAGGTGGCCGGCGAATATCCCATCACGCCGAAAGAGCATGGCACGGAATTCCTGATGGATCACCGCCACCTCTGGCTGCGCTCGCGTCGCCAGCACGCCATCCTCTCGGTGCGCGCCGAAATCATTCGCGCCGTGCGCGATTACTTCGACTCGCACGGCTTCCTGCTGATGGACACGCCGATCTTCACGCCCGCCGCCTGCGAAGGCACGACGACGCTATTCGAGGTCAACTACTTCGACGACAACAAAGCTTACCTGACGCAATCGGGCCAGCTCTATAACGAAGCGACCGCCGCCGCTTTCGGCAAAGTTTACACTTTCGGCCCGACGTTTCGCGCAGAGAAGTCGAAGACCCGCCGGCACCTGACGGAGTTCTGGATGGTCGAGCCGGAAGTCGCTTACGCCGATCTCGACGATGTCATGAATCTGGCCGAAGACTTCATGTCGTTTGTCGTCGGGCGCGTGCTGGAAAACCGCCAGGCCGAGCTGAAAGAGCTGGAGCGCGACACGGCGAAGCTCGAAAAGATTCAGAAGCCATTCCCGCGCCTGCAATACGACGACGCCGTGCGGCTGCTGCAAGAAGGCTTTGAGAAAGGCGAGCTGGAAACGCGCTTTGAATGGGGCGGCGACTTCGGCGCGCCGGACGAGACGTATATCTCAAGCCAGTACGACCGCCCGGTGATGGTGCATCGCTACCCGGCGGCGGTGAAGGCGTTTTACATGAAGCCTGACCCGGAGCGGCCCGATCTGGCGCTGTGCGTTGACGTGCTGGCGCCCGAAGGTTACGGCGAAGTCATCGGCGGCGGCCAGCGCGCCGACGACCTCGATTATCTGCTCAAGCAGATTCAAGCGCACGGCCTGCCGGAAGAGGCCTTCGACTGGTATCTCGACCTGCGCAAGTACGGCAGCTTCCCGCACGGCGGCTTCGGCATGGGCATCGAGCGCTGCACCGCGTGGCTCTGTGGCATCGAGCACATTCGCGAAACGATTCCCTTCCCGCGAATGCTCTATCGCTTGAAGCCCTAGAGTGGCGCAAGCTGTTAGCTTGCGCAATGATTCGCGCAAGCTAACAGCTTGCGCCACACGGCAGCGGAAAGGATGGGCGGCGCATGACGAGCGGCGACGTGATGAGCGGCGAGATGGCGCGCGGGCTGTTGCTTGATGACCAGGCGCGGCGGCGCGTGACCGTCTTCGGCGGCTCGCGCTGCGGCACGGACGCGGCAGAGTACCAGGAGGCGCTCCGGCTTGGGCGCTTGCTGGTCGAAGCCGGCTTCGATGTCTGCTCAGGCGGTTACGCGGGGGTTATGGAAGCCATCAGCCACGGCGCGCATGATGCCGGCGGCCACGTCATTGGCGTCACCATGACGCAGTTCAAATCAGCGCCCAATCCTTACCTGAAGAAGATCGAGCCGAGCGCCGATTTCTACGCGCGCTTGCAGAAGCTGATTACTCAGTCGGTCGGCTACGTCGCCTTGCGCGGCGGCATGGGGACGATCACCGAGATTTCGCTGGTCTGGAACAAGCTGACGATGAACGTCCTGCCGCCGCGCCCGCTCATCCTGCTGGGCGCGTGCTGGCCGCGCGCGCTCGAATGCCTGCGCGAGCATCTGGTGATCTCTGACGCCGACCTTGGCTGGCTGTCGTTTGTGAGTACGGCGGAAGAAGCGGTCGCCATTTTAAAGGAGCGGGCGCGCTGACGGGCCGTCCGCGCCGCGATTGAGCGGCAGGGTTGCGGCGCGGCGGTTCTGGTTGCGGGGCCGCGGCTCAGGCTTGCGCCCGAAGTAGTAATACCACGCCGCGACCAGCAACAGGACGAAGAGAATGCCTGCCACAAAGCAGCCGATTCCAAGCTTGATTCCCGTCTTAAAGATGCCAAACATCGCGCCTCAATGATGGCAGAAAGCCCGGCTTTGCTCAACCTCTGCCGGCTGGCCGCCGATGCCTGAATCCCTGCTTTTCTTGTGATTTTCTTGCACCGCGACAAAGGTATAGACGCCGACATGGGGTGTTGATAAGATTAAATTGTCGCCACCACATGACGGTTTCAAGAACGAGCAAGGGGGATGGGGAGACAGGCAGTCATTCGAAGTTGGCCGACCTCAGGCACAGCGAAACGCACCTGAAATTCTCCACAAAACTCCAGAATTATTGACCATTGGCTAACCCGGTAAGACCGGTTGTACCTCACGGAGAGTCAATGAAGATCAGACATATCTTTGCCTCAAGTTTGGAAGCTCTGCCCAAGAAAAAACTGATCGTCCGCAAGCTCACCACGACGGCCCTGCTGACTGCCGTGATGGCGGTTGCGACCTCCTTTTATGCGGTCAAGCACCGCCAGCCCGCCGGGGCGACCGAAGCGTCGCTGAATGGCTCGACTTCGGCCATCGCCTTGACAGAGATTCCGCCGCGCGGCCTGAGCCGCAAGCGCGCCGATTTCGAGAAAGCGCTCGACATTCTCGCCACTGCGGCAAACAACGATTCGCACCTCTCCGATTATTACAAGCGCGTCGCCCGTCGCGTC
This window of the Blastocatellia bacterium genome carries:
- the asnS gene encoding asparagine--tRNA ligase — translated: MEQTYIRDLAGHIGEEVTIKGWLYNIRSSGKLKFPQIRDGSGLIQGVVSKRDVSEQTWNDFDRLTQESSIIVRGRVREHPKQPGVYELDVSGLDVVQVAGEYPITPKEHGTEFLMDHRHLWLRSRRQHAILSVRAEIIRAVRDYFDSHGFLLMDTPIFTPAACEGTTTLFEVNYFDDNKAYLTQSGQLYNEATAAAFGKVYTFGPTFRAEKSKTRRHLTEFWMVEPEVAYADLDDVMNLAEDFMSFVVGRVLENRQAELKELERDTAKLEKIQKPFPRLQYDDAVRLLQEGFEKGELETRFEWGGDFGAPDETYISSQYDRPVMVHRYPAAVKAFYMKPDPERPDLALCVDVLAPEGYGEVIGGGQRADDLDYLLKQIQAHGLPEEAFDWYLDLRKYGSFPHGGFGMGIERCTAWLCGIEHIRETIPFPRMLYRLKP
- a CDS encoding LOG family protein, whose amino-acid sequence is MTSGDVMSGEMARGLLLDDQARRRVTVFGGSRCGTDAAEYQEALRLGRLLVEAGFDVCSGGYAGVMEAISHGAHDAGGHVIGVTMTQFKSAPNPYLKKIEPSADFYARLQKLITQSVGYVALRGGMGTITEISLVWNKLTMNVLPPRPLILLGACWPRALECLREHLVISDADLGWLSFVSTAEEAVAILKERAR